The Chrysemys picta bellii isolate R12L10 chromosome 3, ASM1138683v2, whole genome shotgun sequence DNA window CTTGAAAATTctcacaggatgggaaaactgttCCCTGCCCAGCTGTAGCATTAATTAGATTGGAGGAACTTGATCTAATATCACATCTTTAAATCTTAGTCTACACAAGGCTTTCATGGTGCATAGCAAAGGAAAACTCTGAAAGAGCATGAGCACCGTCCTTCTTATTCTGGAGTATTTATAGCTAGCTGTATATTTGCAGCTAAAACTAACCTGGTACCCACGGGTATAACTCCTGACTCACTCTATTGAGTTGCCATTCAGGATATACTGTACAGCAATTGTTATAGTACTGGACAATCAGTATTCGGGCTGATGACAGTAATGCCATTATTGGAATCTGGTACTTGGGGGAAAGAATATAAAACCACAGCAGCATTCACAGCACAAAGTCAGTGGTGTAGATCCAATCCCCTTGTCTAGGAGCAGGCTCACAGTGCATAGGTTGTCAGCCGTAGGGACTGAACGTGGTGTCTCTGGATTTTAACAGCTGAGATTCTGCTGCCAGAGCTAAAAGAGCATCATTTGTTAGCCAAGGGTGTAACAAGCTCATTGATATTGATGAGAGCAATACTGTTGCCACCTCTGAGGTCCAAAAAACCCCCAGGACATCTGGGATGACCCTGAGCCCATAACACTGGCCAGCTGTCGGTGTGCACTGAACACCCTGACAGATTTCCTGAGACAGCTACCTCAGAAAAGGGATGATCCTGGGCAAACCTGGACCTGTGGCAACCCTAGAGAGCAAATTCTTGGGCACTTTTGCCTAAATAATGACTGCAAGCTTGGGCCCAAGTGAGGTCAGGGTGCTGTAGTGCCCAAAATGTGTGCTCCATCCCCTGCTAGTGATTGATCCAGCTTACTTGTGCTTTCTCACTTACAGTATATTTAATAGCTTTAGATTTCATTAGAAGACATCCCCAGAACACTACACTGAGTGGGTTACGCTGGAACAAAGGACCCGTCCATATTTAGAACTACAGTCAACAGCTCATTAACCTGCACGCTTTTTGTCTGTCCTAATCCTGGGGCATCAGGCAGAATGTGCACACAGCTCTCATGCTTCCTTAGAAAACAGAACACTGCAGGGCAGTTTTGTAGCGGACAAAATAAATTCAATGGAAACAGTGGCTTTGTCGAGGAGTACCTGTGCTAATCCCTCTGTGAATGGGCTCTCCTGCTGAAATAACTCCCTATATTTtccctatgcatccgaagaagtgggttgtagcccacgaaagcttatgctctaataaatttgttagtctctaaggtgccacaagtactcctatattTTCCCTATGTTTATGACTGAAAACTGAGATGCTAACAGACTCTTCTTCACTCAGGTGTTGCTGATGTGGGTCCTCCTCCTGCTGACACTCTGGCGTGTAAAGCCCAAGGAGGTTTCTGCCGGTTGCTGAACTGTCCCCCAGTCTTTTTTGTCTCAGGAACTTGCCACGGTGGACAGCTGCAATGCTGTACAAGGTAAAAGGCCGGCTGAGCTGTGGAAAGCCACTAGAGGGCATAGCAGTCTTACAGAAATAGCTGTCACTCTGCCATCAAACTAACATAGGCTCCTATTTCCTTAATTAGGAGGTGAACCTGGTATGCAGGGAGGCTGTGCGGAGAGGGAAGATGACTGTGTGTGTAGGATGGGTTTATGTTTAAGGAGTGAGTGTGTAATTGTGTTTCATCACTGGATGAATTTTTTCATTCATAATTTGAATTTTGGTAAGAAAAGAGGTTGACATTTTCAACAATGGTTGTGTACATTTCGACTCTTTTTTTCACATGCtgttcaaaatgttttccaaaaaaACCAAGGAGCAATGTCCACAAAACATTTGCATTTTCCTCCCCGATTTTTCGTTTGTTTGCTTTGACCTGGTCTATTAAGGAGtctgtgtttgggttttttggcaGGTGGGAATCTGgagatgtgtgtgtttgtgtggctagggaagtgtgtgtgtgagaacatGGTGGCTGAATGAATGTCTGAGTGAATTTGGAAATGGGTTGAGGCAGCAGTATATTTATTTCACTCTTCTCTTTGAAGATGAAATTCTAACAGTACTGGGAATTTCCCTGGTGAGTGAATCATTCCTTTCCCCTGTGGCTTTAAGTTATTTCCTATGCACCTTTGGGGATCAGCTTTAATTTGATAAGATAAAAGTTTATCCACCTTGCAATTCGCTTCATGGTagttttgtttaattatttgacACTCAGGGCCATTATTGTCCATTAGAAGTTCAGCTAGGACctgttgaattcaatggcaaaactcccattagcttcagCGGAAGCAGAATCGGGCCCATCATCTTCCCACTGTAGCAGACATATGTTTACATATTTCATCAGAGCAAGAGCTACTAAAGGAGATCCTTAGCTGTATCCTCAGGAGTAAATAGTGTAGTGCCATCAGTCAATTGAGTGACTGATTTATGTCAACGGAGGAGCTGGTCCTTTAGGGGTTTTTCCAGCAACTATAGATCATGATGTTAATTTACTTTAAGGCATTCTGGCAGGCAAAAAAAATATGATCAGATGATCCCCGAGAACAGGGTTAAAGGCACCCCATGTAGTGCTGTGGGTAACTACAGGGACaccatttaatacaaggcactacCTTGGTCCTTGACATAGGCTACAGCCCCCATCCTCTCATAGAATAAAGTGGTGTGAATCAGCATAATTCCATTAGTAGAATGGTGATAGCACAACATATCAAAGACCAAGATGGCATCTAATGGTGGCAGGGTGAAATGCAGAAATCTGACCCAAAGTATTCAGAAAAAAGGGCGATAGGTGGGTTTTAAGGAGAAGGGTGGATCCGAACCTTCGAGATTACACTTCCGTGAAATAACACATCGCTTTTTATCCTCATAGGATTCCAAGAGCATAAGAAGATAATTTTGGGGGTCAGTAAAACCAGCAACAGTCTTACTGCCAGGAGGAAATGTTTTTGATCAACTCATCCTTTCTCTACGCTCTCCTGCAAATGATCATTAAAATAAGTTTCCTAAAAACATATCCTGTTTATACTCACTATCTAGACATTAATCAAAGCCTGGGGGCTACTCCTTCTTGCATGCACCTTCCAGCCTACCTCAAGGGAGGTTTTGAATATTAATCAGCTTGTGTAGCACTTTGGAGATGTGAAGTATAACATACGTgctcattattattttatttgcaaaaaataaaggatttattaacCTAATATCGGTGatctctcttttttatttataCCAGCAAATAAGATTGCTTCATAGTATGGATGCAAAAGTTCAGTGACTCAAGTATGCCTCATAGACAATTGACTCTAAATCCAAGATGAAAGAGTTTAGGATTTCCCCAGAGAAGAACCTAAGTGACAGTCCATCCTGATGTTCTTATTCCACCAAAACTACCATTGATATCGATGAGAGCAATACTGTTGCCACCTCTGAGGTCCAAAAAACCCCCTGGACATCTGGGATGACCCTGAGCCCATAACACTGGCCAGCTGTCGGTGTGTACTGAACACCCTGACAGATTTCCTGAGACAGCTACCTCAGAAAAGGAATGATCATGGGCAAACCTGGACCTGTGGCAACCTTAGAGATCAAATTCTTGGGCACTTTTGCCTAAATAATGACTGCAAACTCAGGCCCAAGTGAGGTCATGGCGCTGTAGTGCCCAAAATGTGCGCTCCATCCCCTGCTAGTGATTGATCCAGCTTACTTGTGCTTTCAGCTAACAGGTTTACCTTTATCACAAGCAATAGGAATCTGTGCTTTGAAACTAAAGACCCTAGATTCAAGCAATGGGCGGGGATTGGTAGAGCAGCCTGGAAATCTTAACAAACAGTAAGACCCAGACCCAAGTcttttttaaaaccaataaaTTTAACTTCAAAATAACATTGTGCGTGCAGACGACCGGTCTGTCTCTCTAGCCCATGAAGCATGGATGGCATGATCAAAGGATGGCTTCCTTTATTattcaaacacaaaacaaagcatTTCCCCTAACCCAAGCAGGCCTTTCCCCCTCACAGAGGCCTGCTACAAGAGCCAAGCTCCTTCTTGCAGCCCTTTCCCCCAATTGAGCCTCTTGCTGGCTTTTAgaatacataagaacatagaACATATGAatacaagaacggccatactgggtcagaccaatggtccatctattccagtatccttcttctgtcagtggccaataccaggtgtttcacagggaatgaactagaactggtaatcatcaagtgatcaatcccctgtcgcccactcccagcttctggcaaacagaggctcgggacaccatccctgcccatcctgcgtaatagccattgatggacctatcctccatgaacttatctagttcttttaaaaaccatgttatagtcttggccttcacaatatcctctggcaaagagttctacaggttgactgtgcgttgtgtgaagaaatacttccttttgtttgttttaaacctgctgcttattaatttcatttggtgacccctagttcttgtgttttgagaaggagtaaataacactttcttatttactttctccacaccagtcatgattttatagacctctatcatattcccccttagtcgtctcttttccaagatgaaatgtcccagtctttttaatctcttctcatacagaagctgttccataccccgaatcatttttgttgcccttttccaattccaatgtcttttttgagatgagatgatCAGaagtgcacacagtattcaaggagtGAATGTACcttgaatttatatagtggcattatgatatttactgtcttattatctatccctttcctaatgggccctaacattctgttaggaaGAGAGAGACTCTCTGCTCTGCCCACCTTACACACTCTTGCATCTAGATAATCTCAGAGCATCCCTATCAGGCAGGCAGGTATCATATTCATCTGATAAATGGGGAAGTTGGGGCCGAGGGGTTATCCCATAACTTGCGCAAGGCCCCAAAGAGAGTCAGAGCCAGAGCGGCATCAGATtaacctggctcccagccctgcacctACGTCACTGGAACCTACATTCCCTTTCCTCCAATCCTGTACCCTTTAAGGGAAAGCTCAGTAGCTGGCACAAGTCACGGGAGCACAGAGAATTCAGGGTGACTTGGCCACTGTTCAAGCTAAGTCACGCACAGTCATGGCTGACTGAAAGAGATCACAACACATTCGAATGTTGCCGACAGCTGCAATAACACGGGGAATGAACTCATTTTCCAAAGACATGGGTTTTTTTATAGACAAGGCCCTCAAACCTCAACATTTCACAATCCCAGAGCCTCGTAACTACAGTGACTCTCCATCTTCCTCAGTTCAAACACCTCAGTTTGCATCAGTCGTTGGATCCCTTCTCTTCAGCAAAGCTAGAACTCAACCTGCTATcagccacagggccggctccagcatttctgccaccccaagcaaaaaaaaagccgcgatcgcgattggTGGcagcaattgaaaaaaaaaaaagccgcgatcggcggcggcagttcagcggcaggtccctcactcctagagggagtgagggacctgccgcccccgaattgccgcaggtgccgccccctcccttggctgccccaagcatctgcttgttaacctggtgcctggaaccggccctgatcAGCCATGAGGCTCCTTTTCCTGCTCTTTGCTGTTCTCTTCTAGGCTGCTCCAGGCAAGGTGTAAAACAAAGGATCAGGAGACTAGAAAAGCATCTTGTGTATGTCAACAAGGAAGATAAAATAATTATCCATTGAGGGACCAAATCGTGATCCTCAAGCTGTGTTTAGGACCAGCGTAGTTTACGAAAGAGTAAACATGTAAGTACTTTCACAGGAAAAAATACCTAATACTACATGGCTTTTTCATCTAGGAGACAAAGCAATAAtaagatccaatgtctggaagctgaagtcaaCACAATTCAAACTTGAAataagatgtatttttttttaacagtgagggtcatTAACCCCTAGAACCGATTGCCAAGGGAGGTGGTAAATTCTCCTGCCAtcggagtctttaaatcaagactagatgtcTTACTAAAAGATATGGTCTAGTTCAACCATAAACTATTGGGCTGGATGGAGGAACCACTGGGTACAATTTAATTGCTTGGGTTAAGCAAAAGGTCAGACTacttgatcacaatggtcccttagGGCTTTAAAATCTCTGAGTATATAGTGCTGTGGACAATATAGGTAAGGGATTTGGATTGTATTAAAAGAAAACTATGACACCTTCAGTTAGAAAGTTCTGATAAGGAGAAACGTCTTGGCACAAAGAGATTCTGAGTTTATGTAGGGTCCACTGTAAGACCTGTGCATCATTTAATTCCCACATAAGTTCTCAAAATAGAGTGTCAGTGGTTCATAGGCCTCGTGCAACCCTGAACAGGGGTGAAAATCACCCTTGAAGAACAAGTTATGATGTGAGTAAGAACAACAGCCTTTCATTTGGCTAATGCACCGGGAAGTGAACTGAGGACTTCCTGAGCTAAACGCATGAATAACCACGTCCTGAGCTAAGGAACCAAGCCTCTGTAGTGTGAGCCTGTAACAGCTCATAGCCTCTGCTGAATGGCACCCAGGGGGACTTGTGACACTCACCTGTGGGTTACATAAGACTTGTCAGTCGGGCGTTAGACATTGACAAAGGTGCATTAGATAGAATTACTGCATGGGGGACAGTATTGCTTTACAGTGTGGGGCAAgtcttcagctagtgtaaattggtgtcAAAGAAACTGTACCAGGTTCCACCATGAGAGGTTCTGGGCCCCATATTTCTTTTTCACTTGCTATTTTATGTTTAATTAATTGTGGTTTTTGCAAAACTTGAGcctgaaagacagagagagagaaagagagagagagagagagagagaaagcacttGCTTTCCTTATTTGAGAGTTAGGGTAAGGAGAGCAGCCACTTTCAGAAGGGTGGTACTTTTTGCCAGGTAGCTGGGTCACCTGTTTAAATAAAGGTGGCAATTCTCTGTCCTCAAATGTTGCAGTTGGCTAACTGCGCTGAATTTGACCAGGAATATCTGCATCCATCATTCAGTTGCTGGGTACTTACTGCATCTGTAGATCTGAAACTGAATGTCATATTTTACCTGGCTTTATGAATATAAGCAAAAAATCAGAAAGTTTCTTTTGTCTCTGCAGGAGAACACCTACCTGAGAGCAACTCTTCCTGTCCATGCTGAATCTCTGGGAGATGTCCCTTCACTTCTAAAGCCATTGGCTCCTGCTTCAATGGAAGCCTAAAATGCTTTTCACTTGGGCTGGGAAGAATCTTATGAGCTGGAGAAAATCCAAAAGGGAACGCGTCAGTCGTGATAACAAGGTTTGTTATTCTCCTTTTCATAAAAGGAAGAGTAGCTGTGAAATCATCTCACGGAAATTTGCTTGTATGCACGGGGATGGATTTTCCATCCTTCtctttatttaattaaatgacAGTAGGAAGAAATTAAATACACAAATCACTGTTGCATGTTAAATCCATGCACGGGGATTGAGATCACTGAGACCTATGCACCTCTATGTGTCACACCCAGAGCACACCCAGATGTATCTTTGTTTCATGCATGTTCCTTATCCTCTCTCGCTGTAATATTCTCAGATGAGTTTGCTCAGTCACAGTTTGGCTGAATGGTGCCTCATGACAAACGAATCCTGCAGGCCACATAAAAACCTCAAgacaagattttcaaacatgACTAAGGATTTCAAATGCCTCCATTTTGGGGGtcccagtttgagaccccttaAAGAGTTTCGATCTTCAGACAATACTGAGCCCCTGCTCTCTGAGAAACAGGCCTTTTAGGGTGTCTCAGTATGAGCCTGACAATAGAGATGCCCAAAATCACTATAACATCTATAGTCACAGGGCTCTTGGAAATACAGGGCCAAACTGCAGTGAGTGAGGCTGCATTTGCTTATACCAGGGTTGAATTTGTCCCACTGTCACTTATTAGCTCCTTTGGATACAGACATCAGTGTCCATTCCTCTTTCTAGTTGCTTATTGTGCAGTTTAATAGTGTCTGGCTATTCTGATACATGTGAAGACCAAAGGCAGGTTCTCCAAATAGAGTGAGTCAGACACCTTTTCAGGTGAGCCACCTTATTCCAGTTAGAAGCGTATGCAGAGAAAGTCCTGGCTAAGAGCAATGTGAGATGTGTGGAAGAAACATGCAGGGGTTTGGTCTCCCCTTTACTACTAacctttagagctgggcaaattttttcagccaaaactttttttcagCGAAGCGTGCAGATTCAGGTGGAAAGAAACTGTCCACAAATTCAGGTGttttgaactaaaaaaaaatgcGAATGTTCCAGATGGTTCATTTGGACATTTTCAGAACaaaccattttgattttttttctgcctaGAGTCACAAGGGGCTTAAGCACTAGTCACAGAAACCAAGGAGAATGAGTTGCTGCCTTCCCTCCTCTGCATAGCCCCATGGTTAGGCCACTAACCTCGAATGGAGGAGACCCACGTTTAAGTCCTTGCTCTAGAGCCAGGAGTCAATGTCACTTAAGTCCCCTTGTGAATTTagcctgaaaaatcaaaatggtttGTTTGGCAAATGTTGGGAATGAATCATTTTGACATCTGTGATTTTTTGCTCAACcaaaacaatttgccaaaatTGACGCtaattcacaaaatattttggttgacCTGAGTGTACATTTTTCAGAGACtcaaagtttcagctgaaaaactcACCTGGCTTTACTAGTAACAACTTTTTGCATGTAATATTTAGGTAACAATCAGGCAGCCACAAGAAGGCGGTCCACATGGCCAAATATGGAATAAAGTTATCACTCTGACTTTCAATTCCCCTTTGGCTCTGCTCTTGACATGTATGTATAGGGTCTTCCCATCACTAGCACTCCTTTTACTGGAAACATTGGCCAAAGGCCTGGCTTGAGGCGCTTCAGAATTGCTGTTTCCAGTCTTTCGTGACTGCACTTTCACAGCTATGGTTGGTCACCTTTGGTCTCATGTATATTGTGCAATATGCATATGCAGTATGCACTGGTAATATAAAGCAGGTATTGCTATTAGCCTCAAGCTGTGTCAAAAGGCACAACCTTTCAAACTTTGAAATGCATATTTCTCAGACAGCCTACAGGTACTCAGGGCAAAATTCAATAGCTCCTTTCTCTGTCCTGTTTTCCAGTAGATGGTTCTATAAGCAGGGCtggtagtagggtgaccagatgtcctgattttatagggacagtcctgatttgggggtctttttcttatataggctcctattacccccaccccctgtcccgatttttcacatttgctgtctggtcaccctagctggtagAGACTTTGTGATGGAAAAATGTTCCCATTGGAAAATGGGGTTTCACCAGaattgaaattttctgtgggaacatgttgattttgattaaaatgtttgatttttcacagggaaaaattagtctCAGAATGAAAattcaaagcaaagcaaaatatttcatttaatttcaatCTGAATGTTTCATTTtacaaatttaaaatcaaaaggaagttctttggtaAAGATTCCATtccagaggggagagggaggggactgGGGACCCACATGGCTTTTGGGACCAAACACAAGGAGCACTTGGACAGCAGCTCTGAGACAtggccctccctgcccccagcacgtCTGGGTGCCTCGTGAGAAGATGGCTTCACAGAGCACTCATTCCTTCCCCCTGCTGATGCAGTGTCCTTCCTCACAGTGGTGGCAGGAAGCCATATTTGGTGTCCTACAAGCAATGCAAAGTTTCCCCAGAGCTGAGAGCACTGACGCCTGGAATGGCGAGGGACTGCAGCTGCTACTCCTACAACTCTCATCTCCTGCTCTTCCCTCCTCACTGCCCCTTGCTCCCCCTCATCTCTCATCCTAACCTGTCCACCGGGTAAATAGGTTTGCTTTGTTTGTGTGTCCATGAGAAACTTCAGGAGACCACCAAGCACCCACAATACCCCAACCTCATCTAAAAAAGTAACTCAAAATGACTGCTCTAGCACTTCCTGTTCTGAGCTGACATGTTAAATCGTTTGGTTTCTGCTTTAAAAGTGGAAGGTTTTCACTGAGACGTTTCTGATTTGAAACTCTTCAGAGTTTTTCATTATGCTAAGTTTTCGCTATCTCAACTTTCTGTTCCAATTTAGAACAGGGACAAAGATCAAAATGTGGAAATtccccctggaaaaaaaaatccattccttGACCAGGTCTGCTAGGTAATATATTTGAACAAAAGTCAGAGTGCAGTAACAAGGGTACATTTAAgtgatacagacagacagatagggaATAAAGCAATCACTCCTTACTGTCAATTCCCCTTTGCCCTGTTCTCATGTGTGCATGGGATCTTCCTAAACTGGGCACTCCTGTTACTCGAAACTGGCTAAAGGTCTTGCTTCAGGCGGTTAAAAATTAGGTGAAAATCTCCTTATTCCTGTTCCCAGCACTAAGTAATGGCCTCACCTTTCCCACATGTGGTCACCTTTGGCATGACATATAGCATACAACTTGCCCTGGTAATACAGGGCAGACTTTGCTCACAAACCTCAGCTGTATCATGAGAAACCTCCAGTTGCCATTCAGTTTTCCAAATGTCCACTTCCCAGACACCCGAGGgtaaaattaaaaagttcctTTCTCTTGTCCAAATTCCAGTTGAAGGCCTCATAAGCCAGGGAGGCACAGAGTAAGCTGGACCTCCCAGaatcatatttttcaattcactccTTCTGTATCCATTGTACAGCTGAGGGAAAACATTCTGCCTAAAAACAGAGATGAACTTCTGAGCATCTGAGCACCATAGGCTTTTCCAGACCACCCCACATTAATGTTGGTGAACCCACCTTGGTGATCCACCAAAGTCCACAGTACCAGGCAGAAACAGCCTTTCCTATTGACGAACAACCAGGGTAtgtgtggtggggaggagatAGTTAATAGGCACATGGGTTCCATCAATACAAATCTAAACTCTAAACATGAAAATCCCTCAATAATCTCCTGTACACTGCCCGCCTTGAACACCCATGGCACCAGCAATGGGCGTGGTGGATGCCTCACTGCATGCTCTCCAGGACAAGAGGCTCATCCTCTTCATCTCAATAATAGGAGTGCAACATTCGTCTGGGATTCTTCCATGTTAGCAGTTCTGGAAGAGTAATATTGAAATGGCCAGGGCAGAAGGGCACTAAGTGAATCCTGGGATACAGCAGGCAGGATCACGGGAGTTGGACCCTTATTCCTACTAATTCCTCTGACatccaggtggtgtcccacaatcAACCATGAAAATGACACAGAATGCTGAACGCCTTGAAACATAGCTTGGGACATCTACCCAGAGTTCCAGGCACTTCAATCAATGCCACCCTGTGCGGTGTGGATGCACCGCTTCAAAAGTGAAGTAGCTTAAACTGGTGCAGCAGTGGGAACACCCACGATCAGGATTGCTTGTATTGATTTTCTTGCATCAATATAAACCATACTGGTATAATTTTTCACACAGGCAAAGCCTTACACACATGCTAAGGGTGAACGGAGTTTCTGTGGATCCATATTCCTTGCCCACCGTATTTCTCAGCACTTATTAAGATGCCTTTCTGCTATCAGAGCAGAAGCTCAGGCAAGCCTGAGaactctgctcccagctacttTGTTTTGTCCTCTTAAAGGTGATCCAGCGGCCTGTTACCTCTTCTTATATATTCAGGAAATAGTCATTCAAGCAATGGGGCCAGAGAGACCGAGAGAGAAAGAGCAAGAACTGGTAAGCTTACTGCATCACAGGCACCAAGGTAGAGACTCTTTGTTTATTGCTATTACTAACAGCTATTTCACTCAAATGGTTTTTAGACACTAGGGAGAAAATCtttctttgttaaagattcaacacTCTGAGCTGCCAATCCCCCTCTCCTGCATCACTTCAATTAAGGGCTGAGGAAACTCCCATCCATTTCTCTGTGTCATTACACAGACCTCCCTCAAAAACAAGGAAGACCAGACTTGAatttcctgctttttccaatgtaAACCAAAAGCAGAAGAAAGCAAATTACAGCAAAAACAACAATAACGCTTCAAGCCTCTTGATACCTTGCAGAGAAGCAAAACAGTAAATTAAAAAGGGCACAAACATAATATCCTTTTCTCCTTTGCAAGTTACCTTCAAAAGACTGTGTCTAGAACATCTACAATGCACTAGAGTATTAAGCCAACCCTGGTCTCACTTGAACAGAAGCATTTCCCAGACCTGCTACCAAAGGGTGAGAATGAAGGGAGGGAAAATCACCTGTTCCACAGAATATACCAGGAGCTtcaatttataaggggggtgCTGGCCAGTTGGCCAGGTCTCTACCATAGCAGGAGTGGGGACTGGGCCAGTCAGTCAGGCACTGGAGAACTGTAGGAGTGACAGGCCacttcctcaaggggctggaggggagtgtggcaTTGCGAACACCAAGCATTCAAGAACCATGAGTCAGGCTCCATACAATATAACATTGGCTTTAAAATCCTGTTATTTCAAAAATAATAGATGTGGGTTCTTTAGATTTGTCATATACCTCTAGGGTGCATGCTTTTCTTCGCAGATTGTTTTTCCCAGGAAATCTGAGATGCTCATTTGAGCACATGTTTGGATCCACAGAAATAGGAAAATACTTGAAATATACATAGGATACTGATAACAATTATATAAGACAACAAACCCACAACAGAGATCCTGTTGCCAAGCCACGTCTTAGGTTATGCCGTTTGCTCCAGTGGCATCGGTGGTGTTGTAGGAATGATAATTGTTACTATTAAAGTGTAAAATGTCATGTGCCTCAAG harbors:
- the LOC101944008 gene encoding gallinacin-10-like, encoding MRILYLLFAVLVFLFQATPGVADVGPPPADTLACKAQGGFCRLLNCPPVFFVSGTCHGGQLQCCTR